In the Lepidochelys kempii isolate rLepKem1 chromosome 3, rLepKem1.hap2, whole genome shotgun sequence genome, one interval contains:
- the LOC140909644 gene encoding uncharacterized protein encodes MAWHQGLSNPIPEFQLTLEETALPPESTTTGRKRRRRSVPSQPVTWEAVKALVATAQRKLAADQQPETPKTLFVAILAQITANSVMIVCLLCLLFPVGVGSEAPPPLQARMTYNIWERLASIANVTHFCLSNSVAAGDLLGTCLIPVCHHPEEMENKTLFSAYANLSSQHSSMANWGPANYTLPRTAISLHTPYPAGAHNVTCARVVNCTSTKVPLGCQKISQSLLNCSHAVNVSYNYGHIILPSGWVFTCGSCTFNYIPANLSDGTLCCLSRMILILPFAGHNCSKRSVPLLDDYIADVKLLVILCL; translated from the coding sequence atggcatggcaccaggggctgtcgaatcccataccagagtttcagctgaccttggaggagaccgcgttgccccccgagtcgacaacgacgggacggaaacggaggaggcgtagcgtcccaagccagcccgtgacatgggaagcagtaaaagcattggtcgccacggctcaacgaaaactggcagcagatcagcagccagaaactcctaagactttgtttgtggcgattctcgcccaaatcactgctaattctgtgatgattgtgtgccttttgtgcctgctatttcctgtaggggttggctcggaagcgcctcccccgttacaagcccgaatgacatataacatatgggaaagattggcttcaatagcaaatgttacccacttttgtttatctaattctgtagcagccggagatttgttaggtacatgccttattccagtatgtcatcaccctgaggagatggagaataagacactgttctctgcttatgctaatctttcctcccagcactctagcatggctaattggggcccggccaactatactctgcctcgcacggctatatccctccacacaccgtacccggccggggctcacaatgtcacctgtgcgcgtgtagttaactgcactagtacaaaggtgcccttgggctgtcaaaaaatttctcaatcccttttaaattgttcccatgctgttaatgtttcatataattatggccatatcatcctaccatcaggatgggtttttacttgtggttcatgcacctttaattatattcctgcaaatttaagtgatggcaccctttgctgtcttagtagaatgatacttatattgccttttgctggtcacaattgtagtaaaagaagtgtaccccttttagatgattatattgcagatgttaagcttttggttattttgtgtttgtaa